One genomic segment of Vespa crabro chromosome 3, iyVesCrab1.2, whole genome shotgun sequence includes these proteins:
- the LOC124422774 gene encoding erythroid differentiation-related factor 1 isoform X1: MSDNSNTSADLIKPMAIVVPPDSPKKSVKSTAVVKYSAVQTPATFAQLQCNTNLNLPPSNWLSSSAESYGLQSVWSQNTGFSSFRMAHMFPDCVGEVDVVSDAENIKKLLKLPYNHGVISMMVHRIENTLLIDDFDIHKYLLRQAESDWEWLKKFFYEHIFQNLGDKEKRLFHKANSRNSLQQRNLVSKFLYHSIVLADSKEQNIKPPLPVKPLEQCLPEPTQEEKVPDPNYNHNFARNVVWTFENIQMLIGTDMPIFGGQTHPCISLRLKDMSKPINVLTGIDYWLDNLMCNVPEVVMCYHLHGIVQKYELIKTEDLPNLDDSKFSPKLIRDVAQNILSFLKNNATKAGHTYWLFKGKDDDVVKLYDLTSLCNDVTDEKGQNPFTVPVAMLLYRVARNMKYSSDYHRHQGTIRMLLKNCVQLLAKEKYPQIVTSAHFMLSDLYVPSSTDPVSPGLSDQSDEEDTQSECSTNHENEKEEDEETPSASIKSLTLANIKEQVEQEGPKYKPPPITGSVEERCLTALEHVAHGLECLKYFPTEENSDEEQKKTDDLENERKKYEEANPNMAKPFQAIPMPYASLNQEKDSESGETSQNNSPSHKRKNKQKKKKSEKFITKENTSVNNKDMKSWLCKSKNETLPIWQAPKKSDNVSWNAHLKTLLYEKASLIFAVLAENEYANKNYGASLRYILAVLRCQKILEVCCGIRNEKSISCLLGRAGDCCFMTVQDWCNIEKHRKNYEIKNITEEKIIEEIYSMEDLDTYGIELLPQRLESLEFTLVASYKCYEKALSYEPLEIEKNNLLRRLGNIHNELGVLYMNQAGTRYQQESTTNESAQSSTDVTTLLNRSLHHLEAGVKAFETVHDEANLALLHSNTGRLMRICAHMHVKHNTQEQYFYNKALANYQKALQVLGSRKSNPAIWDTITWDLSTTLFTMATLLQDFPSQGNKTEEELEREVVDILQKALKHCDVDTPGSRQPVYQFRAAIIQHRLASLYHHIYREFESDSDNVKRKNSLQLCKLYYDKAAKLLLALEQTTEFLRVQMERVALAEHQARSATTFNGKLKAYQNGLELLLQCRPIIDLLCEKNKTSKEKIIGNNNMVEGDTINTNEDGKIIEEQKFTEDDESLVVLFEQRLQFILRSLTKLLVNKNNTATNKKEYETLVNLYKQCYSRALRSGTISGITLITHVAQLLKDLCNILQHIE; the protein is encoded by the exons ATGTCAGACAATTCTAATACCAGTGCTGATTTG ATCAAACCGATGGCTATAGTTGTCCCACCGGATTCACCTAAGAAATCAGTCAAGTCTACTGCAGTAGTGAAATATTCTGCTGTTCAAACGCCTGCCACTTTTGCTCAATTGCAAtgtaatacaaatttaaatcTTCCACCCAGCAATTGGCTTAGCAGTTCTGCTGAAAGTTATGGTCTACAAAGTGTATGGTCACAGAACACAGGATTCTCAAGTTTTCGAATGGCTCATATGTTTCCTGATTGTGTTGGAGAAGTTGACGTTGTGTCAGACgcagaaaatataaagaaattattgaaattaccTTATAATCATGGTGTTATATCGATGATGGTACACCGTATAGAAAATACTTTATTGATAGATGATTttgatatacataaatatttattacgccAAGCAGAAAGTGATTGGGAATGgttgaagaaatttttttatgaacaCATATTTCAAAACTtaggagataaagaaaaacgattgTTTCATAAGGCAAACAGTAGAAATAGTTTGCAACAAAGGAATTTAGTATCAAAATTCCTTTATCATTCTATAGTATTAGCTGATAGTAAAGAACAGAATATAAAGCCTCCTTTGCCCGTTAAACCATTGGAGCAATGTTTACCTGAACCAACGCAAGAGGAAAAAGTACCAGATCCAaactataatcataattttgCACGTAACGTTGTATGGacttttgaaaatatacaaatgCTTATTGGAACTGACATGCCAATATTTGGCGGGCAAACTCATCCCTGTATTAGTTTACGGTTAAAAGACATGTCAAAACCTATTAACGTATTGACGGGAATAGATTATTGGTTGGACAATTTAATGTGTAATGTTCCTGAAGTAGTCATGTGTTATCATTTACATGGTATAGTTCAAAAATATGAATTGATTAAAACAGAGGATCTTCCTAATTTGGATGATTCAAAATTCAGTCCCAAACTTATTAGAGATGTAGCACAAAATATATTAAGCTTCTTAAAAAACAATGCGACAAAAGCTGGCCACACTTATTGGTTATTTAAGG GTAAAGACGATGATgttgtaaaattatatgatttaaCATCATTATGTAATGATGTTACCGATGAAAAAGGACAAAATCCATTTACCGTCCCAGTGGCAATGCTGTTATATAGAGTAGctcgaaatatgaaatattcttctgattatcatcgtcatcaggGTACTATTCGAATGCTATTGAAAAACTGTGTTCAACTTCTTGCAAAGGAGAAATATCCGCAAATCGTTACGTCCGCTCATTTTATGCTTTCTGACTTATATGTACCTTCAAGTACGGATCCCGTTAGTCCAGGACTTTCCGATCAAAGTGACGAGGAAGATACACAAAGTGAATGCAGTACAAatcatgaaaatgaaaaagaagaagatgaagaaactCCCAGTGCTTCTATTAAATCTTTAACATTGGCAAATA TCAAAGAGCAAGTAGAACAAGAGGGACCTAAGTACAAACCACCACCGATAACAGGTAGCGTAGAGGAAAGATGTTTAACTGCATTGGAGCATGTAGCTCATGGTCTTGAgtgtttgaaatattttccaacTGAAGAAAATTCAGacgaagaacaaaagaaaacagatgaccttgaaaatgagagaaaaaaatatgaagaagcTAATCCAAACATGGCAAAACCTTTTCAGGCAATACCAATGCCTTATGCTTCTTTGaatcaagaaaaagatagtGAATCTGGAGAAACTTCGCAAAATAATAGTCCTAgtcataaaaggaaaaataagcaaaagaagaaaaaatcggaaaagtttattacaaaagaaaatacatctGTTAACAACAAAGATATGAAATCTTGGTTATGTAAATCAAAAAATGAAACTTTACCAATTTGGCAGGCACCAAAAAAGAGTGACAATGTCAGTTGGAATGCAcatttaaaaactttattgTACGAAAAGGCCTCATTGATATTTGCTGTTTTGGCTGAAAACGAATAtgcgaataaaaattatggtGCCTCTTTGAGATATATATTGGCGGTATTGAGATGTCAAAAAATATTGGAGGTCTGTTGTGgcataagaaatgaaaaatctatTAGTTGTCTATTAGGACGTGCTGGGGATTGTTGTTTTATGACTGTACAAGATTGGTGTAATATAGAGAAACATAGAaagaattatgaaattaaaaatataacagaGGAGAAGATaatcgaagaaatatattcaatgGAAGATTTggatacgt aCGGTATAGAATTATTGCCGCAACGTCTTGAAAGTTTGGAATTCACATTGGTAGCTTCTTACAAGTGTTACGAAAAAGCTTTGTCTTATGAACCattggaaatagaaaaaaataatttattaagaagactaggaaatattcataatgaaTTAGGCGTTTTATATATGAATCAAGCAGGAA CAAGATACCAACAAGAAAGTACAACAAACGAATCGGCCCAATCGTCGACAGACGTTACTACTTTACTTAATCGTTCCTTACATCATTTAGAAGCGGGTGTTAAAGCATTTGAAACTGTCCATGATGAAGCAAATTTGGCATTACTACATTCGAATACCGGTAGACTAATGAGAATTTGTGCTCATATGCACGTTAAACATAATACACAGGagcaatatttttacaataaagcACTTGCGAATTATCAAAAGGCATTGCAAGTTCTAGGTTCTAGAAAATCTAATCCGGCAATATGGGACACGATAACGTGGGATTTGTCTACGACACTTTTCACTATGGCCACATTATTACAGGATTTTCCTTCTCAAGGAAAcaag ACGGAAGAAGAGCTTGAAAGAGAAGTGGTCGATATATTACAGAAAGCTCTTAAACATTGTGACGTGGATACGCCAGGTTCACGACAGCCAGTATATCAATTTCGTGCGGCTATCATTCAACATCGTTTAGCATCTTTATATCATCACATATACAGAGAATTCGAATCGGATTCGGATAATgtcaagagaaaaaacagTTTACAATTGTGCAAATTGTATTACGATAAAGCGGCTAAATTGTTATTGGCTTTGGAACAGACGACGGAATTTTTGAGAGTACAAATGGAACGTGTAGCTTTGGCTGAACATCAGGCACGAA GTGCTACAACGTTCAACGGCAAATTGAAGGCTTATCAAAATGGTTTGGAGTTATTGTTACAATGTCGACCAATCATAGATTTACTctgtgaaaaaaataaaacgtcaaaggagaaaataattggtaataataatatggtaGAAGGTGATACGATTAATACAAACGAGGATGGAAAAATTATTGAGGAACAAAAGTTTACGGAGGACGATGAGAGTTTAGTCGTTTTGTTCGaacaaagattacaatttatattacgATCGTTAACCAAATTACTtgttaataagaacaacactGCCACGAATAAAAAGGA ataCGAAACTCTCGTCAATTTGTATAAGCAATGTTACAGTCGTGCACTTAGATCTGGAACGATATCTGGTATAACGTTGATAACTCACGTGGCACAATTATTAAAGGATCTATGTAATATATTGCAACacatagaataa
- the LOC124422774 gene encoding erythroid differentiation-related factor 1 isoform X2 — protein MAIVVPPDSPKKSVKSTAVVKYSAVQTPATFAQLQCNTNLNLPPSNWLSSSAESYGLQSVWSQNTGFSSFRMAHMFPDCVGEVDVVSDAENIKKLLKLPYNHGVISMMVHRIENTLLIDDFDIHKYLLRQAESDWEWLKKFFYEHIFQNLGDKEKRLFHKANSRNSLQQRNLVSKFLYHSIVLADSKEQNIKPPLPVKPLEQCLPEPTQEEKVPDPNYNHNFARNVVWTFENIQMLIGTDMPIFGGQTHPCISLRLKDMSKPINVLTGIDYWLDNLMCNVPEVVMCYHLHGIVQKYELIKTEDLPNLDDSKFSPKLIRDVAQNILSFLKNNATKAGHTYWLFKGKDDDVVKLYDLTSLCNDVTDEKGQNPFTVPVAMLLYRVARNMKYSSDYHRHQGTIRMLLKNCVQLLAKEKYPQIVTSAHFMLSDLYVPSSTDPVSPGLSDQSDEEDTQSECSTNHENEKEEDEETPSASIKSLTLANIKEQVEQEGPKYKPPPITGSVEERCLTALEHVAHGLECLKYFPTEENSDEEQKKTDDLENERKKYEEANPNMAKPFQAIPMPYASLNQEKDSESGETSQNNSPSHKRKNKQKKKKSEKFITKENTSVNNKDMKSWLCKSKNETLPIWQAPKKSDNVSWNAHLKTLLYEKASLIFAVLAENEYANKNYGASLRYILAVLRCQKILEVCCGIRNEKSISCLLGRAGDCCFMTVQDWCNIEKHRKNYEIKNITEEKIIEEIYSMEDLDTYGIELLPQRLESLEFTLVASYKCYEKALSYEPLEIEKNNLLRRLGNIHNELGVLYMNQAGTRYQQESTTNESAQSSTDVTTLLNRSLHHLEAGVKAFETVHDEANLALLHSNTGRLMRICAHMHVKHNTQEQYFYNKALANYQKALQVLGSRKSNPAIWDTITWDLSTTLFTMATLLQDFPSQGNKTEEELEREVVDILQKALKHCDVDTPGSRQPVYQFRAAIIQHRLASLYHHIYREFESDSDNVKRKNSLQLCKLYYDKAAKLLLALEQTTEFLRVQMERVALAEHQARSATTFNGKLKAYQNGLELLLQCRPIIDLLCEKNKTSKEKIIGNNNMVEGDTINTNEDGKIIEEQKFTEDDESLVVLFEQRLQFILRSLTKLLVNKNNTATNKKEYETLVNLYKQCYSRALRSGTISGITLITHVAQLLKDLCNILQHIE, from the exons ATGGCTATAGTTGTCCCACCGGATTCACCTAAGAAATCAGTCAAGTCTACTGCAGTAGTGAAATATTCTGCTGTTCAAACGCCTGCCACTTTTGCTCAATTGCAAtgtaatacaaatttaaatcTTCCACCCAGCAATTGGCTTAGCAGTTCTGCTGAAAGTTATGGTCTACAAAGTGTATGGTCACAGAACACAGGATTCTCAAGTTTTCGAATGGCTCATATGTTTCCTGATTGTGTTGGAGAAGTTGACGTTGTGTCAGACgcagaaaatataaagaaattattgaaattaccTTATAATCATGGTGTTATATCGATGATGGTACACCGTATAGAAAATACTTTATTGATAGATGATTttgatatacataaatatttattacgccAAGCAGAAAGTGATTGGGAATGgttgaagaaatttttttatgaacaCATATTTCAAAACTtaggagataaagaaaaacgattgTTTCATAAGGCAAACAGTAGAAATAGTTTGCAACAAAGGAATTTAGTATCAAAATTCCTTTATCATTCTATAGTATTAGCTGATAGTAAAGAACAGAATATAAAGCCTCCTTTGCCCGTTAAACCATTGGAGCAATGTTTACCTGAACCAACGCAAGAGGAAAAAGTACCAGATCCAaactataatcataattttgCACGTAACGTTGTATGGacttttgaaaatatacaaatgCTTATTGGAACTGACATGCCAATATTTGGCGGGCAAACTCATCCCTGTATTAGTTTACGGTTAAAAGACATGTCAAAACCTATTAACGTATTGACGGGAATAGATTATTGGTTGGACAATTTAATGTGTAATGTTCCTGAAGTAGTCATGTGTTATCATTTACATGGTATAGTTCAAAAATATGAATTGATTAAAACAGAGGATCTTCCTAATTTGGATGATTCAAAATTCAGTCCCAAACTTATTAGAGATGTAGCACAAAATATATTAAGCTTCTTAAAAAACAATGCGACAAAAGCTGGCCACACTTATTGGTTATTTAAGG GTAAAGACGATGATgttgtaaaattatatgatttaaCATCATTATGTAATGATGTTACCGATGAAAAAGGACAAAATCCATTTACCGTCCCAGTGGCAATGCTGTTATATAGAGTAGctcgaaatatgaaatattcttctgattatcatcgtcatcaggGTACTATTCGAATGCTATTGAAAAACTGTGTTCAACTTCTTGCAAAGGAGAAATATCCGCAAATCGTTACGTCCGCTCATTTTATGCTTTCTGACTTATATGTACCTTCAAGTACGGATCCCGTTAGTCCAGGACTTTCCGATCAAAGTGACGAGGAAGATACACAAAGTGAATGCAGTACAAatcatgaaaatgaaaaagaagaagatgaagaaactCCCAGTGCTTCTATTAAATCTTTAACATTGGCAAATA TCAAAGAGCAAGTAGAACAAGAGGGACCTAAGTACAAACCACCACCGATAACAGGTAGCGTAGAGGAAAGATGTTTAACTGCATTGGAGCATGTAGCTCATGGTCTTGAgtgtttgaaatattttccaacTGAAGAAAATTCAGacgaagaacaaaagaaaacagatgaccttgaaaatgagagaaaaaaatatgaagaagcTAATCCAAACATGGCAAAACCTTTTCAGGCAATACCAATGCCTTATGCTTCTTTGaatcaagaaaaagatagtGAATCTGGAGAAACTTCGCAAAATAATAGTCCTAgtcataaaaggaaaaataagcaaaagaagaaaaaatcggaaaagtttattacaaaagaaaatacatctGTTAACAACAAAGATATGAAATCTTGGTTATGTAAATCAAAAAATGAAACTTTACCAATTTGGCAGGCACCAAAAAAGAGTGACAATGTCAGTTGGAATGCAcatttaaaaactttattgTACGAAAAGGCCTCATTGATATTTGCTGTTTTGGCTGAAAACGAATAtgcgaataaaaattatggtGCCTCTTTGAGATATATATTGGCGGTATTGAGATGTCAAAAAATATTGGAGGTCTGTTGTGgcataagaaatgaaaaatctatTAGTTGTCTATTAGGACGTGCTGGGGATTGTTGTTTTATGACTGTACAAGATTGGTGTAATATAGAGAAACATAGAaagaattatgaaattaaaaatataacagaGGAGAAGATaatcgaagaaatatattcaatgGAAGATTTggatacgt aCGGTATAGAATTATTGCCGCAACGTCTTGAAAGTTTGGAATTCACATTGGTAGCTTCTTACAAGTGTTACGAAAAAGCTTTGTCTTATGAACCattggaaatagaaaaaaataatttattaagaagactaggaaatattcataatgaaTTAGGCGTTTTATATATGAATCAAGCAGGAA CAAGATACCAACAAGAAAGTACAACAAACGAATCGGCCCAATCGTCGACAGACGTTACTACTTTACTTAATCGTTCCTTACATCATTTAGAAGCGGGTGTTAAAGCATTTGAAACTGTCCATGATGAAGCAAATTTGGCATTACTACATTCGAATACCGGTAGACTAATGAGAATTTGTGCTCATATGCACGTTAAACATAATACACAGGagcaatatttttacaataaagcACTTGCGAATTATCAAAAGGCATTGCAAGTTCTAGGTTCTAGAAAATCTAATCCGGCAATATGGGACACGATAACGTGGGATTTGTCTACGACACTTTTCACTATGGCCACATTATTACAGGATTTTCCTTCTCAAGGAAAcaag ACGGAAGAAGAGCTTGAAAGAGAAGTGGTCGATATATTACAGAAAGCTCTTAAACATTGTGACGTGGATACGCCAGGTTCACGACAGCCAGTATATCAATTTCGTGCGGCTATCATTCAACATCGTTTAGCATCTTTATATCATCACATATACAGAGAATTCGAATCGGATTCGGATAATgtcaagagaaaaaacagTTTACAATTGTGCAAATTGTATTACGATAAAGCGGCTAAATTGTTATTGGCTTTGGAACAGACGACGGAATTTTTGAGAGTACAAATGGAACGTGTAGCTTTGGCTGAACATCAGGCACGAA GTGCTACAACGTTCAACGGCAAATTGAAGGCTTATCAAAATGGTTTGGAGTTATTGTTACAATGTCGACCAATCATAGATTTACTctgtgaaaaaaataaaacgtcaaaggagaaaataattggtaataataatatggtaGAAGGTGATACGATTAATACAAACGAGGATGGAAAAATTATTGAGGAACAAAAGTTTACGGAGGACGATGAGAGTTTAGTCGTTTTGTTCGaacaaagattacaatttatattacgATCGTTAACCAAATTACTtgttaataagaacaacactGCCACGAATAAAAAGGA ataCGAAACTCTCGTCAATTTGTATAAGCAATGTTACAGTCGTGCACTTAGATCTGGAACGATATCTGGTATAACGTTGATAACTCACGTGGCACAATTATTAAAGGATCTATGTAATATATTGCAACacatagaataa
- the LOC124422935 gene encoding phosrestin-2, whose translation MVANFKVFKKSSPNGKISLYVGKRDFIDYLSGIEPIDGVILLDQNYIETGRKIWGQLICSFRYGREEDEVMGLNFQKDLYLISEQLYPRSYNKTDVNNTRLQERLLQKLGPNAIPFTFNFPQSAPSSVTLQPGQDETGEPCGVSYFVKIYSGETETDITHKRNTVSLGIRKIQYAPTKQGRQPCTIVRKDFLLSPGELELEVTLDKQLYHHGESIAVNVSVRNNSNKIVKKIKALVQQGIDVVIFQNGQFRTVIDAIETQDGCPITPGSNLQKIIYLKPNLENNRNRRGIALDGRLKREEAELASSTLLTSPDVRDSFGIVVSYAVKVKLYLGALGGELSAELPFIFMRPKPTERLKLANNETCVHIENLPEEKINEN comes from the coding sequence ATGGTGGCCAATTTTAAAGTGTTCAAGAAGAGTTCGCCGAACGGAAAGATCTCTTTGTACGTTGGCAAACgagattttatcgattatttatcgGGAATAGAACCGATCGATGGTGTTATATTATTGGATCAGAATTATATCGAAACAGGTCGAAAGATATGGGGCCAATTGATATGCAGTTTTCGTTATGGCAGAGAGGAGGACGAGGTTATGGGATTGAACTTTCAAAAGGATCTTTATCTTATATCCGAACAATTATATCCACGTAGTTACAACAAGACGGATGTTAATAATACAAGATTACAAGAGAGATTGTTGCAAAAATTGGGCCCTAACGCTATACCGTTCACCTTTAATTTTCCACAGAGCGCGCCTTCGAGCGTGACCCTTCAACCGGGTCAAGACGAGACGGGAGAGCCGTGCGGTGTTAGTTActtcgttaaaatttattccGGCGAAACGGAGACGGACATAACGCATAAGAGAAATACGGTATCCCTTGgtataagaaaaatacaatatgCGCCAACTAAACAGGGCCGACAACCGTGTACGATCGTAAGGAAGGATTTTCTATTGAGTCCCGGCGAACTCGAGCTTGAGGTAACCCTTGACAAACAATTGTATCATCATGGCGAATCGATAGCCGTTAACGTTAGCGTTagaaataatagcaacaagaTCGTTAAGAAGATAAAAGCTTTGGTTCAACAAGGCATTGACGTTGTCATCTTTCAAAATGGCCAATTTCGTACTGTCATCGATGCGATCGAGACCCAAGATGGTTGTCCCATAACACCAGGCTCAAATCtacaaaagataatatatttaaagccTAACTTggaaaataataggaatagaCGTGGTATCGCATTAGATGGTAGATTGAAACGCGAGGAAGCCGAATTAGCGTCGAGCACATTGTTGACCTCGCCCGACGTACGCGACTCCTTTGGCATCGTTGTCTCTTATGCCGTCAAGGTCAAATTATATCTCGGCGCATTGGGTGGCGAACTGTCAGCCGAGTTACCTTTCATATTCATGCGACCTAAACCAACCGAAAGGCTCAAATTGGCTAACAACGAAACCTGCGTACACATCGAAAATCTACCGGAGGAAAAGATCAATGAAAATTAG